One segment of Paenibacillus sp. FSL R7-0337 DNA contains the following:
- a CDS encoding stalk domain-containing protein, whose product MKYLAKIVLCAAISLGSLSALPASAVHAAPAGVSIMLDGYPLPFPVEPVMMNGTTMVPFRAISEALGIQVEWDQKARKITATRKAAAGAAPTVVVLTLGSKNAVVNGAVVKLEVAPQDIRGTTMLPLKFFSQQFGAAASWDQASKTVSITSPKRDMYTLGFYAQKAYSEVSLIPSFDAVAFGWARIDKDGQFTTTGKDFWWPEAAGEVTPESIVQNAAAGGTAPYLMVYSSDSTLELSKNLEDPQLQQQTIASIVDLASQKGFKGIGLDLEGLGLTGDKALVQSQYNAFVKNLSTAARAASLKLTVILHPLNSSYKGYDYKTLGTLADDLVIMAYAYEGETGPEPMNKVDESIRLALKQVSKEKLILGISVYSENEASVNAKIGLAKRYGLKGIAIWRLGIIGQPVLNRMGEAIEL is encoded by the coding sequence GGCACTTCCGGCAAGTGCGGTCCATGCTGCACCTGCGGGTGTCAGTATCATGCTGGACGGTTATCCGTTGCCGTTCCCGGTAGAGCCGGTGATGATGAACGGAACGACCATGGTGCCCTTCCGCGCCATCTCTGAAGCCCTGGGCATTCAGGTGGAATGGGATCAGAAGGCCCGCAAAATCACTGCCACCCGGAAGGCCGCAGCTGGTGCCGCTCCAACTGTAGTCGTCCTGACGCTCGGCAGCAAAAATGCCGTCGTGAACGGGGCGGTAGTGAAGCTGGAAGTAGCACCGCAGGATATCCGCGGAACGACGATGCTGCCGCTCAAATTCTTCAGCCAGCAGTTCGGGGCGGCAGCCTCCTGGGATCAGGCGTCCAAGACCGTGTCCATCACCTCCCCGAAGCGGGACATGTATACCTTAGGCTTCTACGCACAGAAGGCGTACAGTGAGGTCTCGCTTATTCCAAGCTTTGATGCGGTTGCTTTTGGCTGGGCGCGGATTGACAAGGACGGCCAGTTCACCACCACAGGCAAGGATTTCTGGTGGCCGGAGGCGGCAGGCGAGGTTACGCCGGAGTCGATTGTGCAGAATGCGGCGGCGGGAGGGACCGCTCCCTACCTGATGGTCTATTCCAGTGACTCAACACTTGAGCTGAGTAAGAATCTAGAGGACCCGCAGCTTCAGCAGCAGACGATTGCCAGTATTGTCGATTTGGCCTCGCAGAAGGGATTTAAGGGCATCGGACTGGATCTTGAAGGACTGGGGCTGACGGGGGATAAGGCCCTGGTGCAGAGTCAATATAACGCTTTTGTCAAAAATCTCTCCACAGCCGCCCGCGCCGCCAGCCTCAAGCTGACCGTCATTCTGCATCCGCTGAACAGCTCCTACAAGGGGTATGATTATAAGACGCTGGGGACACTTGCGGACGATCTGGTTATCATGGCTTACGCCTATGAAGGGGAGACCGGGCCGGAGCCGATGAATAAGGTCGATGAGAGCATCCGCCTGGCCTTGAAGCAGGTCAGCAAGGAGAAGCTGATTCTCGGGATATCGGTCTACAGTGAGAACGAAGCCTCCGTCAATGCCAAGATCGGCCTGGCTAAGCGTTACGGCCTTAAGGGAATTGCGATCTGGCGTCTGGGGATCATCGGCCAGCCGGTGCTGAACCGGATGGGCGAAGCTATCGAGCTGTAG
- a CDS encoding radical SAM protein, producing the protein MSTKYKALELDKPMTYELEGLEVGVTSNCNFRCDYCCAYNRNDGQTLDGKEVIRILEELPNLKRVRLSGGEVTLKFQDCVEIVAYCTSRGIQTQLNSNGSLLNEERIAQLVEAGLTTIHISFNFTTAEGFSRYYNIHTSVYHKIRENITMFAKTNVNVVLETLLFNETQDHMQEISEHVYSMGVRTHEIQNSIIMGHTGWKAIAAREQLKNAVNELIARKPADTTLYFTCMDRFMDAMGFEEQPGVYFPHCIEGMKQLHLHGNGDILISELCHPVIIGNIYNGTSLKDLYSNMPAPLSDYLEKRPCPALDALFPQGV; encoded by the coding sequence ATGAGTACGAAATATAAAGCACTGGAACTGGATAAGCCGATGACGTATGAGCTGGAAGGTCTGGAAGTCGGCGTGACCTCGAATTGCAATTTCCGCTGTGATTACTGCTGCGCTTACAATAGAAACGATGGTCAGACACTGGACGGTAAGGAGGTCATCCGCATTCTGGAGGAGCTGCCTAATCTGAAGCGTGTGCGTCTGTCGGGCGGAGAGGTTACACTGAAGTTTCAGGATTGTGTGGAGATCGTTGCCTATTGCACCTCCCGGGGCATTCAGACCCAGCTCAACTCGAACGGCAGCCTGCTGAATGAAGAGCGAATTGCACAGCTGGTCGAGGCAGGTCTGACCACGATACATATCTCTTTCAACTTCACCACCGCTGAGGGCTTCTCGCGTTATTACAACATTCACACCAGCGTCTATCACAAAATTAGAGAGAACATCACCATGTTCGCCAAAACAAATGTGAATGTCGTCCTGGAGACGCTGCTGTTCAATGAGACGCAGGACCATATGCAGGAAATCAGCGAGCATGTCTACTCTATGGGCGTAAGAACGCATGAAATCCAGAATAGTATTATCATGGGACATACCGGCTGGAAGGCGATTGCCGCCCGGGAACAGCTGAAGAATGCCGTCAATGAGCTGATTGCGCGGAAGCCGGCGGATACCACCCTCTACTTCACCTGTATGGACCGGTTCATGGACGCAATGGGCTTCGAGGAGCAGCCGGGCGTCTATTTCCCGCATTGCATTGAAGGGATGAAGCAGCTTCATCTGCACGGCAATGGCGACATTCTGATCTCCGAGCTGTGCCACCCGGTCATTATCGGCAATATCTATAACGGAACGTCACTGAAGGACTTGTACAGCAACATGCCGGCACCGCTGTCGGACTATCTGGAGAAACGGCCTTGCCCGGCGCTGGACGCTTTGTTCCCGCAAGGAGTATAG
- a CDS encoding bile acid:sodium symporter family protein produces MLGAVRRGLISSNRVLERIMPLLTPAAIVVGVLNEVSLLPLTWLVPWIFAGMTLIGSLKSNFRDLLAVLVKPQKLIILLVILHVVMPLIGWLAAMLFFPGDPYTVTGYVLLFAIPTGVVSVVWVSMHGGNIALTLALILIDTLLSPLIVPATLYVLMGASVQMDAGEMMRGLLWMVVLPSVAGMLLNQFSKGKISAACGPPLAPFVKVGLFTVVSINGASIARYLKHPDGKLVLIIAVTFVTVALGYVIGAFVSRRLHYDHESSVAVQFNSGMRNLSAGAVLAVSYFPPAVALPVISGMLFQQILAACTGMFIRSRVRRRQQADLLADGLVAPASSDIRRSLTK; encoded by the coding sequence ATGCTTGGTGCAGTAAGACGCGGATTAATATCATCCAACCGTGTGCTGGAGCGGATCATGCCGCTGCTAACACCCGCAGCCATCGTAGTTGGCGTGCTTAATGAGGTGTCCCTGCTTCCTTTAACGTGGCTGGTGCCTTGGATCTTCGCCGGTATGACGCTGATCGGCAGTTTGAAATCGAATTTCCGGGATCTGCTAGCCGTGCTGGTCAAGCCGCAGAAGCTGATTATTCTGCTGGTTATCCTGCACGTTGTAATGCCGCTGATCGGCTGGCTGGCCGCGATGCTGTTCTTCCCGGGCGATCCTTATACGGTTACAGGGTATGTGCTGCTGTTCGCGATTCCAACCGGGGTGGTCAGTGTAGTCTGGGTATCCATGCATGGCGGGAATATTGCGCTTACGCTGGCTCTGATCCTGATTGATACGCTGTTATCGCCATTGATTGTACCGGCTACCTTATATGTCCTGATGGGGGCAAGCGTACAGATGGACGCCGGTGAGATGATGCGGGGCCTGCTCTGGATGGTGGTGCTCCCCTCCGTAGCGGGAATGCTGCTGAATCAATTCAGCAAAGGCAAGATCAGTGCTGCCTGCGGGCCACCGCTGGCCCCGTTCGTCAAGGTGGGCTTGTTCACGGTGGTGTCAATCAACGGTGCCAGCATTGCCCGGTACCTGAAGCATCCGGACGGCAAGCTCGTTCTAATTATTGCGGTTACCTTCGTTACGGTTGCGCTCGGCTATGTTATTGGAGCATTCGTCTCGCGCCGCCTCCATTATGACCATGAGAGCTCCGTGGCCGTGCAGTTCAACTCCGGCATGCGTAATCTCAGTGCAGGCGCAGTATTGGCTGTTAGCTACTTCCCGCCAGCCGTGGCGCTGCCTGTGATCTCCGGTATGCTGTTCCAGCAGATTCTGGCTGCCTGTACCGGCATGTTCATCCGCAGCAGGGTGAGACGGCGGCAGCAGGCTGATCTGCTGGCTGACGGGCTCGTCGCTCCAGCTTCATCCGACATTCGCAGATCTCTTACTAAATAG
- a CDS encoding methyl-accepting chemotaxis protein yields MKIRMKLSVMMIVVTLISTALMGIFTYTKSTGTIMNLTESSMEQANTNKAQTIAAMIDKEKRSMQLVAGDSEIVQLLTQAGNNGLSGGNPLQSQVNVKLQGLVKDAGNLEHMFVVDLKGTAVADSDTKLVGANFSDRNYTKNVLKTGMPVISETLKSKSTGAYILAFVHPVMSGEKMVGFVASAVRADSLVTYLADAKVAGAPSSYAYLVDETGNTLYHPNEKKIGSLVENESIKAVVERVKAGESVADGIVEYTFNGAKKKAAYAVLPETKWTLVLSGDVDEVLQPVNEMTNFIMLLGLGSLLLTLLIGTTVATRISSPIIKLTELVNRTAELDLKYDNQYEYLTKNKDETGTIAKAMFRTRAALREMAGSLIAISSKVLDNAETLEKLSNEVRENAHDNSATAEELSAGMEETAASTEEMTAAIHETLSNVRVISAKVKEGSGVSGQITQRALELQHDAVTSTENAKQIYSSVRSEMQQAIEQSEAIHEINVLADTILSITSQTNLLALNAAIEAARAGEAGRGFAVVAGEIRKLAEKSSETASGIQEVVRNVYASVEQMTRHSEAVLSFIDRNVLGDYERLTEVSQQYNDDASTINGLMNQFEAAADHLNETVSSIAIAVNEVAATVNEGAIGVQDIAEKTADIVEKTFHEATMADENTQSAKEMQQLVEKFKI; encoded by the coding sequence ATGAAGATTCGTATGAAGCTATCGGTTATGATGATTGTCGTTACACTTATTTCTACAGCATTAATGGGGATTTTTACGTACACTAAATCCACGGGCACCATCATGAATCTGACCGAATCTTCCATGGAGCAGGCTAACACCAACAAAGCGCAGACCATTGCCGCCATGATTGATAAAGAGAAGCGGAGTATGCAGCTGGTTGCCGGGGACAGCGAGATTGTGCAGCTTCTGACCCAGGCTGGTAATAACGGCTTGAGCGGCGGGAATCCCCTGCAGAGTCAAGTGAATGTGAAGCTTCAGGGTCTGGTGAAGGATGCAGGCAACCTGGAGCATATGTTTGTGGTTGATCTGAAGGGAACGGCGGTAGCGGACAGCGATACCAAGCTGGTCGGCGCCAACTTCAGCGATAGAAATTATACGAAGAATGTCTTGAAGACCGGGATGCCTGTAATCAGTGAGACGCTGAAGTCTAAGTCAACAGGGGCTTATATTCTGGCTTTTGTCCATCCGGTGATGAGTGGGGAGAAGATGGTCGGATTCGTCGCTTCGGCAGTCAGGGCGGACAGTCTGGTGACTTATCTGGCAGATGCCAAGGTGGCGGGTGCGCCTTCCTCTTATGCTTACTTGGTGGATGAAACGGGGAATACGCTGTATCATCCCAACGAGAAGAAGATAGGTTCACTGGTAGAGAACGAATCCATCAAAGCCGTGGTCGAGCGGGTGAAGGCGGGGGAGAGCGTTGCGGATGGCATTGTGGAATATACCTTCAATGGGGCCAAGAAAAAAGCGGCCTACGCCGTGCTCCCGGAGACGAAATGGACCTTGGTGCTGAGCGGAGATGTGGACGAGGTGCTGCAGCCGGTGAACGAGATGACGAACTTCATTATGCTGCTCGGCCTGGGAAGCCTGCTGCTCACCCTGCTGATTGGGACTACAGTGGCTACCCGTATCTCCTCGCCGATCATCAAGCTCACGGAGCTGGTGAACCGCACGGCAGAGCTGGATCTCAAGTATGATAATCAATATGAATATTTGACTAAAAATAAAGACGAGACAGGAACTATCGCCAAGGCTATGTTCCGTACCCGTGCGGCGCTGCGTGAGATGGCGGGCAGTCTGATTGCAATCTCCTCCAAAGTGCTGGATAATGCCGAGACGCTGGAGAAGCTGTCGAACGAGGTCAGAGAGAATGCGCATGATAATTCAGCCACGGCAGAAGAGCTGTCCGCAGGGATGGAGGAGACGGCGGCTTCTACCGAGGAGATGACGGCGGCCATTCACGAGACCCTGAGTAATGTCAGAGTGATCAGCGCTAAGGTAAAAGAAGGCTCCGGGGTATCGGGCCAAATTACGCAGCGGGCCCTGGAGCTTCAGCATGATGCAGTGACGTCCACAGAGAACGCGAAGCAGATCTACAGCTCCGTCCGCAGTGAGATGCAGCAGGCCATTGAGCAGTCAGAAGCGATCCATGAGATCAACGTATTGGCCGATACGATTCTCTCTATTACAAGCCAGACCAACCTTCTGGCCCTGAATGCAGCGATTGAAGCCGCGCGGGCAGGTGAGGCGGGCCGGGGCTTCGCTGTGGTGGCCGGGGAGATCCGCAAGCTGGCAGAGAAGTCCTCCGAGACGGCCTCAGGCATTCAAGAGGTTGTGCGGAATGTGTATGCCTCCGTGGAGCAGATGACCCGGCATTCCGAGGCCGTGCTGAGCTTCATTGACCGCAATGTGCTGGGCGATTATGAGCGCCTGACCGAGGTCAGCCAGCAGTACAATGATGATGCTTCCACGATTAACGGGCTGATGAACCAGTTCGAGGCGGCGGCCGATCACCTGAACGAGACCGTCTCCAGCATCGCCATCGCTGTCAATGAGGTGGCGGCTACCGTGAACGAGGGAGCCATCGGGGTGCAGGATATCGCCGAGAAGACGGCGGATATTGTGGAGAAGACCTTCCATGAAGCCACAATGGCCGACGAGAATACGCAGAGCGCTAAGGAAATGCAGCAGCTGGTTGAGAAATTCAAAATCTAA
- a CDS encoding CD3324 family protein → MKYVNADLVLPQQLLQEVQKYMQGGMLYIPKPQGQRKRWGENSGGRSYLSARNQSIREHYASGLSVTELAEQFCLSGDSIKKIVYGSKQRG, encoded by the coding sequence ATGAAATATGTAAATGCAGACCTGGTATTACCGCAGCAGCTGCTGCAGGAGGTTCAAAAATATATGCAGGGCGGGATGCTCTATATCCCTAAGCCCCAGGGACAGCGCAAGCGGTGGGGGGAGAATTCAGGCGGCAGATCCTACTTAAGCGCCCGGAACCAGTCCATTCGTGAGCATTATGCCAGCGGACTAAGCGTAACCGAGCTGGCGGAGCAATTCTGCCTGTCGGGCGACAGCATCAAGAAGATTGTGTATGGAAGCAAGCAGAGAGGATAG
- a CDS encoding phosphotransferase has translation MTIETATRNIVFRALKAYELVWTKIEYIKESDSITFKIETENKQKLLLRIHGGRCSREEILSELEWLRHLSQTADLIVPEGLPDSSGSYILETRSEAGSEAQPLNYVTLMRWVEGEHSEGNLLDEQLYAVGVMLAGIHEAGKQFVPSGEFTRPVWGADSFRKEWDKLEKHHELMVPEAWWKLYQAAAVKIPGELNAMAPDPGNYGLIHGDLHGGNVVFAAGKPRAIDFGRCGYGFYLYDLAAALLELSPEQRRSLIGGYSSVRALEPDYERKLECFFIMIMIGNYSHHISNPDELPSLREEQTYALAYLREYLADSRFLFDRIQPIEIN, from the coding sequence ATGACAATAGAAACAGCAACAAGAAATATAGTATTCCGGGCGCTCAAGGCATACGAATTAGTTTGGACAAAAATTGAATATATAAAGGAATCCGATAGTATCACGTTCAAGATAGAGACGGAAAACAAGCAGAAGCTGCTGCTGCGGATTCATGGCGGACGGTGCAGCCGGGAGGAGATTCTGTCGGAGCTGGAATGGCTCAGACATCTCAGTCAGACAGCAGACCTGATTGTTCCTGAAGGGCTGCCCGATTCAAGCGGCAGTTATATTCTGGAGACTAGAAGTGAAGCTGGCAGTGAAGCACAGCCACTAAACTATGTTACCCTCATGCGCTGGGTCGAAGGGGAGCATTCAGAGGGCAATCTGCTGGATGAGCAGCTCTACGCTGTAGGCGTTATGCTGGCCGGGATACATGAAGCGGGCAAACAGTTTGTTCCCTCTGGAGAGTTCACCCGTCCGGTATGGGGAGCAGACAGCTTCCGTAAGGAGTGGGACAAGCTGGAGAAGCACCATGAACTTATGGTCCCGGAAGCTTGGTGGAAGCTTTATCAGGCGGCTGCCGTGAAGATCCCGGGTGAACTCAATGCTATGGCGCCGGACCCCGGTAACTATGGTCTGATTCACGGTGATCTGCACGGCGGGAATGTGGTGTTCGCTGCAGGCAAGCCGCGCGCCATCGATTTCGGCCGCTGCGGCTACGGCTTCTACCTCTATGATCTGGCAGCTGCTCTGCTGGAGCTGTCCCCGGAGCAGCGCAGGAGCCTGATCGGGGGCTATAGCAGCGTCCGTGCGCTGGAGCCGGATTATGAACGGAAGCTGGAATGCTTCTTCATTATGATCATGATCGGGAACTACAGCCACCACATCTCTAATCCAGACGAACTCCCCAGCTTGAGGGAGGAGCAGACGTATGCACTGGCCTATCTTAGAGAGTATCTGGCGGACTCCAGGTTTCTGTTCGATAGAATTCAGCCCATCGAAATCAACTGA
- a CDS encoding histidine--tRNA ligase: protein MQNIKGTYDYFGREQAIRQKVRTTLQELFELYGFEPMETTLLNELELLTSKYAGGDEILREMYKLADQGGRRLGLRYDLTIPFAKVIALNPGIEFPYRRYEIGKVFRDGPVKKGRLREFLQCDADVVGIAGPQAEAELMQLAAEVFRRLAIPVMLKWNNRRFLGEILGAAFVPQEEQLSVMLTLDKLAKIGSGGVLVELTDKNLTAETITLISELLELENPGFAELVERYKLEEQPGTLEVLALQQLIDAVGLADVCVFDPFLSRGLSFYTGTVYEIFDASGSYPSSLGGGGRYDAIIGKLVGRDDIEYPTVGISFGMESIMALLGERPADMADRSSVLIVPIGGYMPQALAAAASLRSAGIRTTVDSGSRRLKKTLAAASAKGIRYVIMVGESEAAVQKLRLKDMELGSEELVTAAEAVQLISMG from the coding sequence ATGCAAAATATTAAAGGAACTTATGATTACTTCGGCCGGGAACAAGCCATCCGCCAGAAGGTACGGACTACGCTGCAGGAGCTGTTCGAGCTGTACGGCTTCGAGCCGATGGAGACGACCCTGCTGAATGAGCTGGAGCTGCTGACCTCCAAATACGCCGGAGGCGATGAGATTCTGCGCGAAATGTACAAGCTGGCCGATCAGGGCGGGCGCAGGCTGGGGCTGCGGTACGATCTGACGATTCCTTTTGCCAAGGTGATTGCCTTAAATCCGGGGATTGAATTCCCCTACCGGCGGTATGAGATCGGCAAGGTGTTCCGGGATGGTCCGGTCAAAAAAGGCCGACTGCGCGAATTCCTGCAATGTGACGCCGATGTCGTCGGTATTGCCGGACCGCAGGCGGAAGCAGAGCTGATGCAGCTCGCCGCTGAGGTGTTCCGCAGACTTGCAATTCCGGTGATGCTGAAGTGGAATAACCGCCGCTTCCTCGGCGAGATTCTGGGGGCGGCCTTTGTGCCGCAGGAGGAGCAGCTCTCTGTCATGCTCACCCTCGACAAGCTGGCTAAGATCGGCAGCGGCGGGGTGCTGGTCGAGCTGACGGACAAGAATCTGACCGCTGAGACGATTACCTTGATCTCGGAGCTGCTGGAGCTGGAGAACCCGGGATTCGCAGAACTGGTAGAACGATATAAGCTGGAAGAGCAGCCGGGCACGCTCGAAGTGCTTGCCTTGCAGCAGCTGATTGATGCGGTTGGACTTGCGGATGTGTGCGTCTTCGATCCTTTTTTGTCACGCGGGCTGTCGTTCTACACGGGAACGGTCTATGAAATCTTCGATGCTTCAGGCAGCTATCCCTCCAGCCTGGGCGGCGGCGGTCGGTATGATGCCATCATCGGCAAGTTGGTGGGGCGTGATGATATAGAATACCCTACCGTCGGCATCTCCTTCGGTATGGAGTCGATCATGGCCCTGCTGGGTGAGCGCCCGGCAGATATGGCAGACCGTTCCAGCGTGCTGATTGTTCCGATCGGAGGATATATGCCGCAGGCGCTGGCGGCAGCAGCTAGCCTGCGTTCCGCCGGTATCCGGACCACGGTGGACTCCGGCTCGCGCAGGCTCAAAAAAACGCTGGCCGCAGCTTCAGCCAAAGGCATCCGCTACGTGATCATGGTCGGAGAGAGCGAAGCCGCAGTGCAGAAGCTGCGGCTGAAGGATATGGAGCTGGGGAGCGAGGAACTGGTTACAGCGGCGGAGGCGGTTCAGTTGATTTCGATGGGCTGA
- a CDS encoding HD domain-containing protein, whose product MNDTQLITAAENFAKEQLGRDTTGHDWFHTNRVRNTAALIAGMEGANVVICSIAALLHDVADEKLNPSKEAGLLKVSDWLDRHLPDEAARKHIMEIIATMSFSGGGGEPMSTLEGQVVQDADRLDALGAIGITRTMVFSGAKGRPVYDPQLPPRDESLQKEYRDYTKGTAVNHFYEKLLKLKDLMNTAYGRQLAEERHQFMLSFLEQFYKEWNQGAE is encoded by the coding sequence ATGAATGATACACAGCTGATCACAGCAGCGGAGAATTTCGCCAAAGAACAATTAGGAAGGGACACCACCGGACATGACTGGTTTCATACCAATCGGGTGCGGAATACGGCAGCCCTGATTGCCGGAATGGAAGGGGCGAATGTGGTGATCTGTTCGATAGCCGCCCTGCTGCATGATGTAGCAGACGAGAAGCTGAATCCTTCCAAGGAGGCGGGGCTGCTCAAGGTGAGTGACTGGCTGGACAGACATCTGCCGGATGAAGCTGCTCGTAAGCATATTATGGAGATTATTGCCACGATGTCCTTCAGCGGCGGCGGGGGCGAGCCCATGTCAACGCTGGAAGGGCAGGTGGTCCAGGATGCGGACCGTCTGGATGCGCTGGGGGCTATCGGCATTACGCGGACCATGGTCTTTTCGGGAGCCAAGGGCCGTCCGGTCTATGATCCGCAGCTCCCTCCGCGTGACGAATCGCTGCAGAAGGAATACCGGGACTATACCAAGGGGACAGCGGTCAACCATTTTTATGAGAAGCTGCTGAAGCTGAAGGATCTGATGAACACCGCTTACGGCAGGCAGCTTGCAGAGGAGCGGCATCAGTTCATGCTTAGTTTTTTGGAGCAATTCTATAAGGAATGGAATCAAGGGGCAGAGTAG
- a CDS encoding DEAD/DEAH box helicase: protein MSEVQVQFSDYGLDEEIIRALEVLKYTDPTEVQRKVIPVALKAQDLIVKSQTGSGKTAAFAIPLCELADWAENKPQALVLTPTRELAQQVREDITNIGRFKRIKAVALFGKQPFAPQKLELTQKTHVVVGTPGRVFDHIERGTLNLSRIQYLVIDEADEMLSMGFIEQIEKIIKQLPKERVTMLFSATLPDVIKNLCRKYMTDPVDIEIEASGITTASIEHALIEVVQAAKFGLLSDLLTVENPDSCIIFCRTQEQVNALFRGMADLEYPVDKIHGGMEQDERFEVMNAFKRGQFRYLIATDVAARGIDIENITHVFNYDIPLEKESYVHRTGRTARAGKSGKAITFVTPNEHKWVREIEGYIGFSLPVMKAPSDDAVAYAKPAFDQKLGKQQVRKAGKTEVMNQDIMKLYFNGGKKKKLRAVDFVGTIAKLEGITAEDIGIITIQDNVTYVDILNGKGPLVLQTMKETTVKGKLLKCHIAKK from the coding sequence ATGAGTGAAGTACAAGTACAGTTTAGTGATTATGGTCTGGATGAGGAGATTATCCGTGCGCTGGAGGTTCTGAAGTACACGGACCCTACAGAGGTGCAGCGGAAGGTTATTCCGGTGGCGCTGAAGGCGCAGGATTTGATCGTCAAGTCCCAGACCGGCAGCGGCAAAACCGCAGCATTCGCCATCCCGCTCTGCGAGCTGGCCGATTGGGCGGAGAACAAACCCCAGGCGCTGGTGCTGACCCCCACCCGGGAGCTGGCCCAGCAGGTACGAGAGGATATTACGAACATCGGGCGCTTCAAGCGGATCAAGGCGGTAGCGCTGTTCGGCAAGCAGCCGTTCGCCCCGCAGAAGCTGGAGCTGACCCAGAAGACACATGTCGTTGTAGGCACGCCGGGCCGTGTATTCGATCATATTGAGCGCGGTACGCTGAACCTGAGCCGCATTCAATATTTGGTGATCGACGAAGCGGACGAAATGCTCAGCATGGGCTTCATCGAGCAGATCGAGAAGATTATTAAGCAGTTGCCCAAGGAACGTGTAACGATGCTGTTCTCGGCGACACTGCCGGATGTGATCAAGAATCTGTGCCGGAAGTATATGACGGACCCGGTGGACATTGAGATTGAAGCCAGCGGAATTACGACAGCATCGATTGAGCATGCACTGATTGAGGTTGTACAAGCTGCCAAGTTCGGGTTGCTAAGCGATCTGCTGACGGTGGAGAACCCGGATAGCTGTATTATTTTTTGCCGGACCCAGGAGCAGGTGAACGCCCTCTTCCGCGGGATGGCTGACCTCGAATATCCGGTGGACAAGATCCACGGCGGCATGGAGCAGGACGAGCGGTTCGAGGTAATGAATGCCTTCAAGCGCGGCCAGTTCCGTTATCTGATCGCCACCGACGTTGCAGCCAGAGGAATTGATATCGAGAACATCACCCATGTCTTTAACTACGATATCCCGCTGGAAAAAGAGAGCTACGTCCACCGCACCGGCCGCACCGCGCGCGCAGGCAAAAGCGGCAAAGCGATCACCTTCGTGACTCCAAACGAACACAAATGGGTCAGAGAAATCGAAGGCTATATCGGCTTCAGCCTGCCCGTCATGAAGGCTCCTTCAGACGATGCCGTGGCCTATGCCAAACCGGCCTTCGACCAGAAGTTGGGCAAGCAGCAGGTCCGCAAAGCGGGCAAAACCGAGGTCATGAACCAGGACATCATGAAGCTGTATTTCAATGGCGGCAAGAAAAAGAAGCTCCGCGCGGTGGACTTTGTCGGCACCATTGCGAAGCTTGAGGGCATTACGGCTGAGGACATCGGGATCATCACGATTCAGGATAATGTGACCTACGTCGATATTCTGAACGGTAAGGGACCGCTTGTACTCCAGACGATGAAGGAGACCACGGTCAAGGGCAAGCTGCTGAAATGTCATATTGCCAAGAAATAA
- the catA gene encoding type A chloramphenicol O-acetyltransferase encodes MIFNLIDRDNWKRQEIFNHYLNQGTTFSLTAEIEISVLYRIIKQQEYKLYPALLFLMTRVVNSNIAFRMGYNCTGELGYWDKVDPLYTIADSVSESFSAIWTAGTNDFKAFHDAYVSDVENYKDSGRLFPKTPIPEHTFSVSMIPWTSFTGFNLNISNNGNYLLPIITAGKFTTTGDSIYLPLSLQVHHAVCDGYHAGWFMNEVQAMADRAEEWIGGGC; translated from the coding sequence ATGATTTTTAATCTGATTGATAGGGATAACTGGAAGAGACAAGAGATCTTTAATCATTATCTGAACCAGGGTACGACCTTTAGCCTGACAGCAGAAATCGAGATTAGCGTTTTATACCGAATAATAAAACAACAAGAATATAAGCTGTATCCTGCCCTTCTATTCTTAATGACCCGTGTGGTCAACTCCAATATTGCGTTCAGAATGGGATACAATTGTACGGGGGAATTAGGGTATTGGGACAAGGTAGACCCGCTGTATACAATTGCCGACAGTGTCTCAGAATCCTTTTCGGCGATTTGGACGGCGGGCACGAATGATTTCAAAGCGTTCCATGATGCTTATGTTTCTGATGTGGAGAATTATAAGGATTCCGGGAGATTGTTCCCTAAGACACCTATACCTGAGCATACATTTTCTGTATCTATGATTCCGTGGACTTCCTTTACGGGATTTAACCTGAATATCAGCAATAACGGGAATTACCTTCTGCCCATTATTACCGCAGGTAAATTCACGACCACAGGCGATTCAATATACCTGCCACTGTCGTTGCAAGTCCATCATGCAGTCTGTGACGGCTATCATGCAGGATGGTTCATGAACGAGGTCCAGGCCATGGCAGATCGTGCTGAGGAATGGATTGGCGGAGGTTGTTAA